In Pyrus communis chromosome 11, drPyrComm1.1, whole genome shotgun sequence, the sequence CAGTGAGCAGAGAGAGACGAAGTTCACTTCTCGAGGAGCGGGATCATCCAGATATTTTTAGTGTCACGTGATCAAGACGTGATTCTCAAGCGCACAAGGGGCGGGACCGGGACCCACAAAGGAATAAAACACGTGGCGGACCTTATCGCATTTTGTGGTTTGTGTACTGTGTAGTCTTCCAATTGGATCCCAGGCCCAATTTGAGCCGGAGTCCTAACTTGGGTCGATGTGATCATCTGGACCGAAATTGTATTAACCCAACAGCAGCTAGATATCATATCAACGGACTGAACTAAGTTAGGGTTCATCTGAGTCTGGTAACTTGGTAAAGTGAATTTGTAACTAAATAAGGCGTAAAGTGATTGGTTGTAAAAAATAGAAATCAAGTGGatgaaaaattcattatcatctCATGCTGATGTCAAATTCccacttctttttgtaataATATTAACCGCAGACGTTTGACATCATCACCGTTATGTCATTCTCATTTGATAACAATAAAAGGAGATTATAACGAGGATCTTCAGGAACGTTTAGGCCATACAAATCAAACTTTTACCAATACAATATTCACAAAAGGAACTtactaaattatatatacaattGTGATCATGTTACCGTCGAAAGCTAAGTCAtcttcaacctttttttttctcgaaatatatgaaatttgctTCATTAAATGCTAACTATCCCGATCGACTTATCAAATGTTTCAAGAAACAGATCACCCTTTAAGAATCTGTATCAaatcttctttcctttttttttttttttttttttttttaattttaaataaagggACAACTAGTTGCAAGTTACGTTTATTTACTTCTTTCGGCCCGAGAGAAGCTATAGGAAATTTCACTCTGTCCATGACTACAATCAAGCAGACTCACTAGTTCGGTATTAAATCTATATCAAATCTTGAATCTACTTCAATCTCACAAATATATCAATATTTAGGACTAACTACATTTTACGCCCTTTAAGTTTGGAGTGATTTTTAAATTGGGTCGTGAGATTTTAACTATTTCACATTACACCTTAAGGTTTTAAAACTGTATCAAGTTATGCATTTTACCTAACAAATTATTTGAGTCTTCATTAAATTATGACATATTGAGCATGGAATCCGTAATTGGATTGAGATGCAAGTCACATTTTTACTAAATTGACCgaaaaatcatcaatttaaTGAAGAATTAACTATACATGCAAAATGTTCAAAGTGATATAATTACAAAACTTTAGATTACAATGTGAGAAATCAAAACCTCATGGCCCATTTTGAAGATCACTTTAAACCTTGAGGGGGCGTTTGTTTACCCTTCTTAGCCTTcactggattggattggattgtagTCTTGTGTTTGGTGGCTtgtgggactaacattaatggcACTAGGTGGGACTCGCTTTCAAAAATGGCTTCACTAGCCGGTCTTAGTGAGAGACCCCAACATCCACGGGTTTAGCTTAAGACCTTCCATCATCCTCTCTTGCCTTCATCCACTCTCACTGCATCCTTTATTGCCTTCGTCTGCTTCAGTGCCCTGGGTTCATCGACCTCGATTTTCTACGACATGGGCTTCAATGAAAGCTAGAACTTGGAagatagaaatttttttagggCTGGGTTCATCCATCTCAATCTCCAATTTTTTACGGCATAGACCTTGACCTCAATTTCAACGGCTGGTTCATCCATCTCTGTCTTCAATTTTCGACGGCATCGACCTCGACCTCGATTTTCGATGGTTGGGTTCATCCATCTCGTCTTCCTCCACCCACCCCTTGTCGTCTGCAACTCCAATCCCTACCCACGCCCATACCCAGCCCCACCCACCCGTGCCGTCTACAACTTCAATCCCTACCCATGGAAGAACAAGTGAAGTTGGATGGGAAAAGAGGCAAAGGGAAGAGAGAGggatttgaaaggaaaaactaagggaagagagagaatcaGCTGAACAGGAAAATTCACCATGGCTGCCATTGAATTGGCGATGCTAAGCTTGAGAGGGAGGGGTTGGGGTTTTTTGGGGGAAGGCAAGTCTccattttttgtgattttaattCGAATAGTATGTGCAACAGAGGGAGAAAATGAGCGAAGAAACTTGGATAAACAGtggagaggggagagagacggcagggaaaaaaaaagaggttagcTGGAAAGAATGATtctagaaaataagaaaaagataaattaataatagaatattaataaatatatattaagtaaataataaaatattatagatatagattaaataatataatattagaatcctacttcttagtccgacactgcaccaaacgcttcactaaatcagtccagtttagtctagtctaagctagTTCAACTTAGTCCCTAAAGTTAGTCTAGTCTGAGATAGTTCGGTGAAACAAACGCACCCTGAtggtgtaaaaatgtggttaaCCCCAAATTTATCTTAACATAACAAGTTTTGGATGACTCCATTTATAATTAAGATCTACATTTTCTATCCTTCTGAAACGTATataaaattttagggtttgaCCACAATACTtatatatttaatacaattaaTATCTTAATGGTTTGATGATGgctgtattaaatacatatatcaCATAAATTATATCTAACATTCTATAATAATTGTATTAAACACATGTAAATATTATAAACAATaccaaaattttattaaattttcaaaatccatttaaaacgttttaatataaaaaaacttTTTAATATATAGGGTAAACTGTCAAGTTAGTCCCTGAATTATCAcctcagtgaaaattaggttcttgaattgttttttttttttttgtaaaataagttctaaaattctttaaaaactgctaatttcatccctaaaATTATACTCAaagcttttttatttaatatttcgTTAACTTAAGTCACATGACACATTTTAGTGGGTATTGCCACTATTTTCTTGCCTATAAGCCATTAATGTTGCATATAGGTTGTGAATCTAACATCTAGTTTACCCTTCAAAATTAACTCTATACATTATTTCTTCGAAGAAAATAAGTCCTTATGAAAAACTATCAATCTACTATCTAAAGTGTATCAAATGCAAGTCACATGATTtaaattgacgaaaaattgaataaaatagttTCGAATCTAACATTAGGTATATAATTggcaaattttattattttgatgactaattttttcaaaaaaagttTAGGTACCTATAAAACTcaagtaataatttaaaaactaaattaacagTTCACCTTAAATATAGCTAATAGataatttggtctaaaaatgtGCACGTACTGTCGTAGAAAAATCACCAACTTATCCCGTTTTgaaaaagaacagaaaaaatCACTTTTAATTTAGATGTTGCATAGTTCCGGCGGGAGGGAAGGAGAGTCAATTGGGGTCATCAGTCAGTCTTGATCACGCAGCACATTTTTTCGTCGGAACCTTCGTTTTTCTCGTGCTGAGGTTGaaatcaaattttgattttaatcaCTGTTTACGTAAATTTCCCGCGCTGTCGGCGAGGGAGCATGCGCAGGTCCACTGCCAGTCGGTGCTTCCGTTTGACCGGCTCAACCGGTTTTGCTTTTTCGCCAGTCCAGTCACCGCAAATGGAGGAGCCGGTGCTCTCAACTGTCTTCCACGTGGAGGTAGGTCGACCGACAACAAATTTGGGCAGTCAAAACGGGGTCGTTGCACGCACATACCACTACAGGCAAATTAGGCATTAGAGCTGCACTACCAGATTTCCGGAATTGCTCTTCTTTTTAGGAACATGCtcacttttcttaatttgtgtcATCAATTGTTAAGCATTTTACTAAACAACATGATTATGATATGATATGGGATTACTGTACAAGGCCACCACCATCATTCTTGATTGATTGTTGTAATCAAGAACAAAATCAATGTCATGCCctttattttcttattgtttAGTATGCTTCTTGTAATTAGGAAGACCCTCCACAAAGTTGTAAGACCATGTATGGAGGCTGATGCCTGCCCAATACCGGAAGGTCATGGAAGTTGTTGACTTGATGACAGGGAAATCGGCGACCGAAGTCCAAGTGAACGGCGGCCGTAACTATAATGGTTCTAAGATAACGAAATTCTTTACTGTGTCTTGTTCAAATATCATTGATCGACCTTTCTATTTCTATATCTCTCCTTAAGTGCCCTTGTTGTAATTTGAGTTTTGACAAATTACAAGACAACTTAGAGAGCCATGCCCTAAACATTTATGGTGACAACTTGGCACTCCCATGTCCAAGAGACCAATAGGTCCAAGACCCAATTATATACTTGAAGAGAAACTTCTAAGCTACAAACCCTGGCCCTGCACAGCAGTATTTTACACCATACAAATGAATGTATGGATCTTACACAATCTAATCCTCTGATCCAAGCAATCTTTAGAAAAATCATGGGCATCTGAGTCACTCTCTAACATACTTTTATGAGACTTTAATCATGTGTCGGGATACTTAAACCAATTATATTATTGGTGTATTACCCATCTTCAAAAACCACACAAACCCTTCCCATAATCCATATGCGATATGatcatttgttttttcttgttgCCGTAGAAAAATAATTACATCAGTAGACAGTAAATTCGAATATCATATTTTAACGCAGAGTAAAGATGATTAGTAGTGCGGATTCATGGTCTAAAAATATAAGTATTGTATCCTTTAGGTTTTTCAGACAATTTTGTGTTGCCTGACATATTCGTAAGAAAATTGTCTTTTATCTTATGTTGGTAGATAGTGtcgtaaaaatatttttgtttctctATAAGAAATCTTAAGTACGAGTGTTTGATCACGTCATTCGTATGACATCTCTTCACAAAAATGTAAATCTCTTATATTTTAGTCTCATTTAAGTTTACGGTAATTAACCCTAGCACGAGAACTGCCCTAATCAGAAAGTTTCTTTACTCTCTATATATGGTACAAAAAAGAGAGTCAAGCCGTTGCAAAAATCACGCTAGTGTTGTGTGGGATTATAAAGTCGCTCTCATGTGAAAGTCACATGCACAAAGACACCTATCAAAGCCTAAACACACAATTTAGTAGACACAAAGTTAGTTTTCAAACTGACAAAGTGAGCCAGCTCACTTTTCCCATCCTTCCCTTCACTCCTTTGGAGAAAGAAACAAAACTTCAGAGGACGGAAGAAATTTAAAGACTTAacaatggaggagaagaagacACAACGGCAGCATCatcatgttcttcttcttctactcaCCTTCAACATTTTCACCACCGCCAGAGCTTTAAATTACAGTGATGCCCTCACAAAGAGCCTCCTCTACTTCGAATCGCAACGCTCCGGCCGCCTCCCGTACAACCAGAGAGTCACCTGGCGTGACCATTCCGGCCTCACCGATGGCCTAGAGCAAGGGGTACGTTAATGTCCTAAAAATGCTATATTTTCGTAAGTTTGtactaataaaaatttaaagtaTGGATTTATCGGATATATTTTTTGTGTAGGTGGACTTGGTAGGAGGATATTACGATGCCGGCGACCACGTCAAGTTCGGACTGCCGATGGCATTTACGGTGACGATGCTGTCGTGGAGTGTTATAGAATACCGGCAGCAAATTGCGGCCGCCGGAGAATTGGAACATGCAATGGAGGCGATCAAATGGGGGACTGATTATTTCATCAAAGCTCACACTAGTCCCAATGTGTTATGGGCAGAGGTACATATAATTTTCATACGTTTAATTACTGTAATCAGCAGTTTCACACACTGTTATTAAATCAATTATTTGATTAGCACCAAACTGTTTGAGCACATTTAATATTCACTTCATTATAATATTCCTCCTAGGTGGGCGATGGGGACACTGATCATTACTGCTGGCAACGGCCGGAGGACATGACCACATCAAGGCAAGCTTACAAGATAGATGAGAAAAATCCCGGGTCGGATCTTGCCGGAGAGACCGCCGCTGCAATGGCGGCCGCGGCCTTAGTGTTCAAGAAAAGTAATCCACATTACTCTCACCTCCTCGTACACCATGCCCAGGAGGTACAAATTTAACTTAATGCTGACAAAATTTACACGTAATCAAATGTTATTATGATAATGTTTTAAATTATCAACACATTGTTACACGAAAAAGTTAAACATGTAACTGTATGCGATTGACTAAAgtaggtttattttttattcgaTGTATGTATAGTTGTTTGAGTTTGGGGACAAGTATAGGGAGAAGTACGATGGGAGCTTGGGAGTGGTGAAGAGCTACTATGCATCGGTGAGTGGGTTTAAGGACGAGTTGTTGTGGGCAGCTTTGTGGCTATACAAAGCCACCGACAATGAGGAGTATTTGAAATATGTAATTAACAAGGCTCATAACTTTGGTGGTATTGGTTGGGCAATTACAGAGTTCAGTTGGGACGTTAAGTACGCTGGCCTTCAACTCCTTGCGTCAAAGGTAACTTCTCAACTTCTCACTTTatatctcaaaaacaaaacaatctaTCGTGTTTTTTTTATCACGTTATATAAACTGCAATTAAATcttattagaaaataaaaaatgtttaaatACATTTGACACGTTAATCTGGTTTTTCATGAATGTTGGTGTGAAGTTCGCTACCAGAGGGGAGTTTATTGctggtttttttctttgaacttttCTTTTTGATTGTGGTCTAGTTCCATAGGTGCCACAAATTCTGCTCTCTTCAAATCTTTTTGGGATTTAGCTTTTCTAGCattcaaatttgaaatgatAAAACAAACTTTTACGTCATGCTTTTACTTTATTAAGTTCGTCATTAGACGGAGTGAGCCCAAATTAAGGCACATAACTAGGGTTTTTAATTAGGcaccaaaaataaaagggaaattcATCTTCTGCAAACAAAACCATGTGCAAAATGATGCTTTGCATGGCAGTACCAAGGAAAGTTCTGCCACTTGTCATAGCCTgagtgtcacatcccagcctggTCCCTATTACATTCTGGGCTCGATTTCACTGTAACacgatatttttaatttttctagcattcaaatttgaaatgatAAAACAAACTTTTACGTCATGCTTTTACTTTATTAAGTTCGTCATTAGACGGAGTAAGCCCAAATTAAGGCACATAACTAGGGTTTTTAATTAGGcaccaaaaataaaag encodes:
- the LOC137708874 gene encoding endoglucanase 11-like, with the protein product MEEKKTQRQHHHVLLLLLTFNIFTTARALNYSDALTKSLLYFESQRSGRLPYNQRVTWRDHSGLTDGLEQGVDLVGGYYDAGDHVKFGLPMAFTVTMLSWSVIEYRQQIAAAGELEHAMEAIKWGTDYFIKAHTSPNVLWAEVGDGDTDHYCWQRPEDMTTSRQAYKIDEKNPGSDLAGETAAAMAAAALVFKKSNPHYSHLLVHHAQELFEFGDKYREKYDGSLGVVKSYYASVSGFKDELLWAALWLYKATDNEEYLKYVINKAHNFGGIGWAITEFSWDVKYAGLQLLASKLLLEEKHMKHSDILELYKSKADHYMCSCLNKNTATKNVERTPAGLLYVRQWNNMQYVSTASFLLTVYSDFLKISNRKLSCHGGTAGHEEVLSFAKSQIDYILGSNPLNMSYLVGYGPKYPQRVHHRGASVESYRENKGFIGCTQGYDNWYGREEPNPNVLVGALVGGPDCKDNFVDRRDNYMQTEACTYNTSPLVGVFAKFSELQVQKNVDQGQNLDLVASY